A genome region from Wielerella bovis includes the following:
- a CDS encoding substrate-binding periplasmic protein: MKPSILSTLILPVVLLAACNDAPPAAQEQDKTAATTETATGSATATVQESNNGGETYIVMSQPSYPPFATRGDKGEMIGLDMDLLNAIAKKEGFSLRFVPHAMTGLLETVNAGEADIVATGVNITPEREQLYTFSKSYFDAKWVAIVDKQQNQFNSFDDLRGKPIAVQKASLSETQLKASGITDKPVLVDTVYMGLTTMAQGNAVATYDVDAVLNTYLKPDASYYTLVDEKSGTIPFGWVLKKGNTELKAKLDKGIDDLKADGTYQQIIDKWYPKAAQ; this comes from the coding sequence ATGAAACCAAGTATTTTATCTACTTTGATTTTGCCTGTTGTATTGTTGGCTGCTTGTAATGATGCACCACCTGCAGCTCAGGAACAAGACAAAACGGCTGCTACTACGGAAACTGCCACAGGTTCGGCTACGGCAACTGTGCAAGAATCCAATAATGGTGGTGAAACCTATATTGTGATGAGCCAACCATCTTATCCACCATTTGCCACTCGTGGCGATAAAGGTGAAATGATTGGGTTGGATATGGATTTGCTCAATGCGATTGCCAAAAAAGAAGGATTTAGTCTGAGATTTGTTCCTCATGCGATGACGGGGCTGTTGGAAACAGTGAATGCAGGGGAAGCGGATATTGTGGCAACGGGTGTGAATATTACACCTGAACGTGAGCAGCTATACACATTCTCTAAATCATATTTTGATGCGAAATGGGTTGCGATTGTTGATAAACAACAAAACCAATTCAACAGTTTTGACGATTTAAGAGGTAAACCGATTGCGGTACAAAAAGCCAGTTTGTCTGAAACGCAATTAAAAGCATCGGGGATTACCGATAAACCTGTATTGGTGGATACGGTGTATATGGGTTTGACTACAATGGCGCAAGGCAACGCAGTTGCAACTTATGATGTAGATGCAGTGCTGAATACTTATTTGAAACCCGATGCTTCTTATTACACTTTGGTTGATGAAAAATCGGGAACCATTCCATTTGGTTGGGTATTGAAAAAAGGCAATACTGAATTGAAAGCCAAGTTGGATAAAGGTATTGATGATTTGAAAGCTGATGGCACTTATCAACAAATTATCGATAAATGGTATCCAAAAGCAGCACAATAA
- a CDS encoding extracellular solute-binding protein, giving the protein MKKTLLSTIILMTLAACGGQSNQNADKAAPTSTTAASGAAVASNLPQTDTLNIYNWSNYVDESTVEDFKKANNLNLTYTLYESNEQLEAKMLTGKSGFDLGVPGIAFLPRQIKSGAYQKINKDLIPNYTNIDPALLKLLEEADPQATEYAVPYFSGANTLAITAKGKELLGGQLPENAWDLLFKPEYTSKLKSCGVVLWDSPSEIFPIVLNYIGKDPKGTNPADIEEAAKVLQGIRGDIKQFKASYIDDLANGNICLTAGNGGDLNLAKARSEEAKNNVGIEVLTPKGMGFWVESWVIPKDAANVANAHKYINYTLDPEIAAKNGNAVTFAPASLPAREKMNPELVATRSIFPTAEDMAAGFVMPQMSDEAKKQTTALWQKLRMK; this is encoded by the coding sequence ATGAAAAAAACCCTGTTAAGCACCATCATTCTGATGACTCTGGCAGCCTGTGGCGGTCAATCTAACCAAAACGCTGATAAAGCTGCGCCTACAAGTACAACAGCTGCCTCTGGAGCAGCGGTTGCAAGTAATTTGCCGCAAACTGACACGTTGAATATTTACAACTGGTCAAACTATGTGGACGAATCCACTGTGGAGGACTTCAAAAAAGCCAACAATTTGAATTTGACTTATACCTTGTATGAAAGCAATGAGCAATTAGAAGCGAAAATGCTGACAGGTAAATCTGGTTTTGATTTGGGCGTACCAGGGATTGCATTCTTGCCACGTCAAATTAAATCAGGTGCTTATCAGAAAATCAACAAAGATTTGATTCCAAATTACACCAATATTGACCCTGCTTTGTTGAAATTATTGGAAGAGGCCGACCCTCAAGCAACTGAATATGCTGTGCCTTATTTCTCTGGTGCCAATACTTTGGCGATTACTGCAAAAGGTAAAGAATTATTGGGTGGACAGCTGCCTGAAAATGCTTGGGATTTATTGTTTAAACCTGAATACACCAGCAAATTGAAATCATGTGGTGTGGTATTGTGGGATTCGCCAAGTGAAATCTTCCCGATTGTGTTGAACTACATCGGTAAAGACCCGAAAGGCACTAATCCTGCAGATATTGAAGAAGCAGCAAAAGTGTTGCAAGGGATTCGTGGCGACATCAAGCAATTCAAAGCATCGTATATTGATGATTTGGCTAACGGCAATATTTGTTTGACTGCGGGTAATGGTGGTGATTTGAATTTGGCAAAAGCGCGTTCGGAAGAAGCCAAAAATAATGTTGGTATTGAAGTTTTGACACCAAAAGGCATGGGCTTTTGGGTGGAATCTTGGGTGATTCCGAAAGATGCCGCAAACGTTGCCAATGCACACAAATACATCAACTACACGCTAGACCCTGAAATTGCGGCAAAAAATGGTAATGCGGTAACATTTGCACCAGCGAGCTTGCCAGCACGTGAGAAAATGAATCCTGAATTGGTGGCAACGCGTTCTATTTTCCCAACAGCAGAAGATATGGCAGCGGGTTTTGTGATGCCACAAATGTCCGATGAGGCGAAAAAACAAACAACTGCACTGTGGCAAAAATTACGCATGAAATAG
- the minC gene encoding septum site-determining protein MinC, whose translation MKPAFDLKSARLRVEALTVRLSTTDSEAIAALLAEKQEQYQIFTSMPFILDASHLSSSNHLDLEKIVAIFAAQQLRVVALRHNEHDWSDKAKQAGLMWLSSEKHEHTISSEHHDEAADLAEHDAAVALSQQNDVTQPENASCEENTDIQAASSDNENNESEEQPENIKSEENTDIQTTSSDNENNESEEQPENAESEETANIQTVSSDNENNESEEQPENAETETEPELELTARPTMVINHPVRTGQQIYAQKSDLLVLGIVSEGAELIADGNIYVYAPMRGRALAGESGDKNARIFIQSMQAELVSIAGIYRVFEQNLPPHLHKHAVRIELQEDDRLAISAINTQ comes from the coding sequence ATGAAACCTGCTTTTGATTTAAAATCTGCACGCTTGCGTGTAGAAGCACTCACTGTGCGATTAAGCACAACAGACAGTGAAGCCATAGCGGCACTTCTTGCAGAAAAACAAGAACAATATCAAATCTTTACATCTATGCCTTTTATTTTAGATGCCAGCCATTTATCTTCTAGTAATCATTTGGATTTGGAGAAAATTGTGGCAATCTTTGCGGCACAGCAGTTGCGTGTCGTGGCATTACGCCACAATGAACATGATTGGTCGGATAAAGCCAAACAAGCAGGATTAATGTGGCTATCATCGGAAAAACATGAACATACTATCTCATCTGAACATCACGATGAAGCTGCTGATTTAGCTGAACATGATGCAGCTGTCGCGCTTTCACAACAAAATGATGTAACGCAGCCTGAAAACGCATCATGCGAAGAAAATACCGATATTCAGGCTGCATCTTCTGATAATGAAAATAATGAATCCGAAGAGCAGCCTGAAAACATAAAATCTGAAGAAAATACGGATATTCAAACCACATCTTCTGATAACGAAAACAATGAATCTGAAGAGCAGCCTGAAAACGCAGAATCTGAAGAAACCGCCAATATCCAAACTGTATCTTCTGATAATGAAAACAATGAATCTGAAGAGCAGCCTGAAAACGCCGAAACTGAAACTGAACCTGAATTAGAATTAACTGCACGTCCCACAATGGTCATTAATCACCCAGTGCGTACTGGTCAGCAAATCTACGCACAAAAATCCGATTTATTGGTGTTGGGCATAGTTAGCGAGGGTGCGGAATTGATTGCAGATGGTAATATTTATGTTTACGCACCAATGCGTGGACGTGCATTAGCAGGCGAATCAGGCGATAAAAATGCGCGGATTTTCATTCAATCTATGCAAGCAGAGTTGGTTTCTATCGCGGGAATATATCGTGTATTTGAACAAAATCTGCCACCACATTTGCACAAACATGCGGTACGGATTGAATTGCAAGAAGATGACCGTTTAGCGATTTCAGCGATTAATACGCAATAA
- the minD gene encoding septum site-determining protein MinD, which yields MAKIIVVTSGKGGVGKTTTSASIATGIALRGHKTAVIDFDVGLRNLDLIMGCERRVVYDLVNVIQGEATLNQALIKDKHCENLFILPASQTRDKDALTKEGVARVLSGLIKELGFEYIICDSPAGIETGALMALYFADEAIVTTNPEVSSVRDSDRILGILQSKSRKAEKGEQVKEHLLITRYSPERVEKGEMLSVDDIKDILRIPLIGVIPESQNVLQASNAGEPVIHQSDAVAAQAYEDVVARLLGENRPIRFLEVEKKGFFQKLFGG from the coding sequence ATGGCAAAAATTATTGTAGTAACATCAGGTAAAGGTGGCGTTGGTAAAACCACCACATCAGCAAGCATTGCAACAGGTATTGCGTTACGCGGTCATAAAACAGCCGTGATTGACTTTGATGTGGGCTTGCGTAACTTGGATTTGATTATGGGTTGCGAACGCCGCGTGGTTTATGATTTAGTCAATGTCATTCAAGGCGAAGCAACTTTGAATCAAGCCTTGATTAAAGACAAACATTGCGAAAATTTGTTTATTTTGCCCGCTTCTCAAACGCGCGATAAAGATGCTTTGACCAAAGAAGGCGTGGCGCGTGTTTTGAGTGGCTTGATTAAAGAATTGGGTTTTGAATACATTATTTGCGACTCGCCAGCAGGGATTGAAACAGGTGCGTTAATGGCATTGTATTTTGCCGATGAAGCGATTGTTACCACCAACCCAGAAGTTTCTTCCGTGCGCGACTCTGACCGTATTTTAGGAATTTTGCAAAGTAAATCACGCAAAGCTGAAAAAGGTGAGCAAGTCAAAGAACATTTGCTGATTACTCGCTATTCACCCGAGCGTGTGGAAAAAGGCGAAATGTTGTCGGTTGATGATATTAAAGACATCTTGCGTATTCCATTGATTGGTGTGATTCCTGAATCGCAAAATGTATTGCAAGCATCAAATGCTGGCGAACCCGTAATTCACCAAAGTGATGCCGTTGCAGCACAAGCATATGAAGACGTAGTAGCCCGTTTATTAGGGGAAAATCGCCCTATTCGTTTCTTGGAAGTGGAGAAAAAAGGTTTCTTCCAAAAATTGTTTGGAGGCTAA
- the minE gene encoding cell division topological specificity factor MinE: MSLIDKLFGKKQTTANLARDRLQIIITQERANRDAENSTPDYLPTLQKELLEVLSKYVKIELDDINISHEKQDGVDMLALNITLPENKVTGTSKQPESAKKGR, translated from the coding sequence ATGTCTTTAATTGATAAATTATTTGGCAAAAAACAAACAACTGCTAATTTAGCACGCGACCGTTTGCAAATTATCATCACGCAAGAACGCGCCAATCGTGATGCAGAAAACAGTACGCCCGATTATTTGCCGACTTTGCAAAAAGAATTGCTGGAAGTGCTGTCTAAATATGTGAAAATTGAGTTAGATGACATCAATATTTCCCATGAAAAACAAGATGGCGTGGATATGTTGGCATTAAATATCACGCTGCCTGAAAATAAGGTAACAGGAACATCTAAACAGCCTGAATCCGCTAAAAAAGGGAGATAA
- a CDS encoding LysR substrate-binding domain-containing protein, giving the protein MTLTELRYIVAVAQEKHFGRAAQRCHVSQPTLSIAIKKLEEELGLSLFDRSSNEVITTESGTRIVSQARRVLEEVEVIRHLANEEQNQLEGTFKLGLIFTVAPYLLPKLIVALRDVAPKMPLILEENYTHALTESLKRAEVDAIIVAEPYSESGVETIPLYDEPFFVIVPKGHKFEELDAVSTADLAEENVLLLTEGNCMRDQILGSCSELAAKQRVAGLASTLQGSSLNTIRHMVASGLGISILPSTALTDNDHMLFSIVPFEMPVPSRRVLLAYRRNFVRPQALTAIKQAIMAAHLAGVSFIEPV; this is encoded by the coding sequence ATGACTTTAACTGAGTTACGCTACATTGTGGCAGTGGCGCAGGAAAAACATTTTGGTCGTGCTGCACAACGTTGCCATGTTAGCCAACCAACTCTTTCTATTGCCATTAAAAAATTGGAAGAAGAATTGGGTTTATCACTATTTGACCGCAGCAGCAATGAAGTGATTACGACTGAATCTGGTACACGCATTGTGTCGCAAGCACGGCGTGTATTGGAAGAAGTAGAAGTCATTCGCCATTTGGCAAATGAGGAACAAAACCAACTGGAAGGTACATTTAAACTAGGTTTAATTTTTACCGTTGCACCTTATTTATTGCCCAAATTAATCGTAGCTTTGCGTGATGTTGCGCCTAAAATGCCATTAATTTTAGAAGAAAATTATACGCATGCGCTAACTGAATCACTCAAACGTGCCGAAGTGGATGCAATTATTGTTGCCGAACCTTATTCAGAATCGGGTGTAGAAACTATCCCATTGTATGATGAGCCATTCTTTGTGATTGTCCCCAAAGGACACAAATTTGAAGAATTGGATGCCGTTTCTACCGCAGATTTGGCAGAAGAAAATGTCTTGCTGCTGACCGAAGGCAACTGTATGCGCGACCAAATTTTGGGCTCATGCAGCGAGTTAGCAGCCAAACAGCGCGTAGCAGGTTTGGCAAGCACCTTGCAAGGCAGTTCATTAAACACCATTCGCCACATGGTTGCTAGTGGTTTAGGTATCAGTATTTTGCCATCAACTGCATTAACCGATAACGACCATATGTTGTTCTCTATCGTTCCATTTGAAATGCCTGTACCCAGCCGTCGCGTTTTATTAGCATATCGCCGTAACTTTGTACGCCCACAAGCCTTAACTGCAATCAAGCAAGCAATTATGGCAGCACATTTAGCAGGTGTATCGTTTATTGAACCTGTTTAA
- a CDS encoding HAD family hydrolase, with amino-acid sequence MKNLAIFDLDHTLINIDSDNEFPKFLIEKGLLDAEEAAAKNEQFYQDYLNGCLKIEDFVAFEIEPIRHLNRTQLDELHREFVETHIKPHISNMAQMLVRGHREAGDELLVISSTNEFVITPICHLFGITNIIGTQLEVDADGYFTGKVVGVPSLQGGKITRLDEWLMARGETLADYSKTYFYSDSHNDLPLLEAVDEAVAVNPDAELLAHAKKRGWVVLNFM; translated from the coding sequence ATGAAAAATCTTGCTATTTTTGACCTTGACCACACGCTTATCAACATCGATAGTGATAATGAATTTCCTAAATTTTTAATTGAAAAAGGTTTGTTGGATGCAGAAGAAGCGGCTGCGAAAAATGAACAATTTTATCAAGATTATTTGAATGGTTGCCTGAAAATTGAAGATTTTGTGGCGTTTGAAATTGAGCCAATTCGACATTTAAATCGTACACAACTGGATGAATTGCATCGTGAATTTGTGGAAACACACATTAAACCGCATATCAGCAATATGGCGCAAATGTTGGTGCGTGGACACCGCGAGGCGGGTGATGAGCTATTGGTGATTTCGTCTACCAATGAATTTGTGATTACGCCAATTTGTCATTTGTTTGGCATTACCAATATTATTGGAACTCAGTTGGAAGTGGATGCTGATGGCTATTTTACGGGAAAAGTGGTGGGTGTGCCGAGTTTGCAAGGCGGTAAAATTACACGCTTGGATGAATGGTTAATGGCGCGTGGCGAAACTTTGGCTGATTATAGTAAAACATATTTTTACAGTGATTCGCATAATGATTTGCCGTTGTTGGAAGCAGTGGATGAAGCGGTTGCTGTTAATCCTGATGCTGAATTATTGGCTCATGCAAAAAAACGAGGATGGGTGGTATTGAATTTTATGTAA
- the hda gene encoding DnaA regulatory inactivator Hda: MNQQAFDFDEPAYPTFDKLLGTANAELIYYLQQEHDQFLYIWGEQGSGKSHILQAWVGQALQAGQTAVYIDVGHTTLTDAAADADFVAIDQVEKLNANEQAVLFYIFNQFRNSHKGHLLLSADVAPAKLQLREDLRTRMGYCLAYEVKSLSKQEKIDALSNMAKARQLNIDPMIYQYLLDHWRQDLNSLISMFNDLANYSITQGKPITLPLLRRLLKQQEQS, translated from the coding sequence GTGAACCAGCAAGCCTTTGATTTTGATGAACCTGCTTACCCCACATTTGATAAATTGCTTGGCACAGCCAATGCCGAGCTGATTTATTATTTGCAACAAGAACATGACCAGTTTTTGTATATTTGGGGCGAACAGGGTTCAGGTAAAAGCCATATTTTGCAAGCGTGGGTTGGGCAGGCGTTGCAAGCAGGGCAAACGGCGGTTTATATTGATGTGGGTCATACCACGCTAACTGATGCCGCCGCAGATGCTGATTTTGTGGCAATTGACCAAGTGGAAAAGCTCAACGCAAACGAACAAGCAGTTTTATTCTATATATTCAATCAATTCCGCAATAGTCATAAAGGACATTTATTGCTTTCTGCCGATGTTGCACCTGCTAAATTACAGTTGCGTGAAGATTTGCGTACCCGAATGGGATATTGCTTGGCATACGAAGTTAAATCATTGAGTAAACAAGAAAAAATTGATGCGTTGAGCAATATGGCAAAAGCAAGGCAACTCAACATTGACCCGATGATTTATCAGTATCTGCTTGACCATTGGCGACAAGATTTGAATAGTTTAATCAGTATGTTCAATGATTTAGCTAATTATTCTATTACACAAGGCAAGCCCATTACTTTGCCGCTTTTACGCCGTTTACTCAAACAACAGGAACAATCATGA
- the pxpB gene encoding 5-oxoprolinase subunit PxpB — protein sequence MMIEINNISENALCCTLPPPAELSKQQRWWAFADSLQALPEIAEVVVGMNNVTAFTHYGTDLITLSGSLKEIWERTQAGHHQGRHVDIPVVYGGEFGEDLAEVAAFHGITTAEVIARHTAPTYTVFMMGFQPGFPYLGGLPENLHTPRRAVPRASVPAGSVGIGGAQTGMYPFASPGGWQIIGRTFAPLFQAAAMPPTLLNAGDTVRFVVERIEK from the coding sequence ATTATGATAGAAATTAACAATATTAGCGAGAATGCCTTGTGTTGCACTTTGCCGCCGCCTGCCGAATTGTCCAAACAACAACGATGGTGGGCATTTGCCGATTCGCTGCAAGCATTACCCGAGATTGCCGAAGTGGTGGTTGGTATGAATAACGTTACCGCTTTTACCCACTACGGCACCGATTTAATAACGCTTTCAGGCAGCCTGAAAGAAATTTGGGAGCGGACTCAAGCAGGTCATCATCAGGGACGACATGTTGATATCCCTGTGGTGTATGGTGGCGAATTTGGCGAAGATTTGGCAGAAGTTGCCGCTTTTCACGGTATTACTACTGCTGAAGTGATTGCTCGCCACACTGCGCCTACTTACACCGTATTTATGATGGGTTTCCAGCCTGGTTTTCCCTATTTGGGAGGATTGCCTGAAAACTTACACACACCACGCCGTGCCGTGCCGCGTGCGTCTGTGCCTGCAGGTTCGGTAGGCATTGGCGGTGCACAAACAGGCATGTATCCGTTTGCTTCGCCAGGCGGTTGGCAGATTATCGGGCGCACTTTTGCACCACTGTTTCAGGCTGCCGCCATGCCGCCAACTCTATTGAATGCAGGCGATACAGTACGTTTTGTAGTGGAACGGATTGAAAAATAA
- a CDS encoding biotin-dependent carboxyltransferase family protein: MLEILECATLASVQDLGRYGLRRLGIGHAGAMDTLALKAGNLLLQNEENAAAIEVALGSISMRFERDTPFCLTGAVYQADLDGESVHSYWRYTARAGQTLRLIRAVHGMYGYVCVHGGLDVAEVLGARSTDLKAAFGGHQGRNLKAGDRIALGGSACEMQRIGIAPIPFTNRIHALPSSEYTAFTRNAHYRFWQNPWTLQSDSNRMGYRFGGSVLNKVKEIEMLSHAVQFGTVQVPPSGQPIVLMADTQTTGGYPKIATVVAADLGHLAQIRFGSKVFFQIATPQEAAKLKRHNEAYLHQIGVIAKKK, translated from the coding sequence ATGTTAGAAATACTTGAATGCGCTACATTGGCGAGCGTACAGGATTTAGGACGCTACGGTTTACGCCGACTCGGCATCGGACACGCAGGTGCGATGGATACACTCGCGCTCAAAGCAGGTAACTTGTTGCTGCAAAACGAAGAAAATGCTGCCGCCATTGAAGTTGCGCTCGGTTCAATCAGCATGCGCTTTGAACGTGATACACCGTTTTGTCTCACAGGCGCGGTATATCAGGCAGATTTGGACGGCGAAAGCGTGCATTCCTATTGGCGCTACACCGCCCGTGCAGGGCAAACCCTGCGCTTGATACGCGCTGTGCACGGCATGTATGGTTATGTTTGTGTTCATGGTGGTTTGGATGTTGCCGAAGTATTGGGCGCACGCAGCACCGATTTAAAAGCCGCATTCGGTGGACACCAAGGACGGAACCTGAAAGCAGGCGACCGCATCGCTTTGGGCGGCAGTGCGTGTGAAATGCAGCGCATTGGCATTGCCCCCATTCCGTTTACCAACCGCATTCATGCGCTGCCATCGTCCGAATACACCGCATTTACGCGCAATGCACATTACCGCTTCTGGCAAAACCCATGGACGCTACAAAGCGACAGCAACCGCATGGGCTACCGTTTTGGCGGTAGTGTACTGAACAAGGTTAAAGAAATAGAAATGTTGTCGCACGCTGTGCAGTTTGGCACGGTGCAAGTACCGCCAAGCGGTCAGCCGATTGTATTGATGGCAGACACGCAAACCACGGGCGGTTATCCGAAAATAGCGACTGTGGTGGCGGCAGATTTGGGGCATTTGGCGCAAATCCGTTTTGGTAGCAAGGTGTTTTTTCAGATTGCCACACCACAGGAAGCAGCTAAATTGAAACGGCACAATGAAGCGTATTTGCATCAAATTGGAGTGATTGCAAAGAAAAAATGA
- the pxpA gene encoding 5-oxoprolinase subunit PxpA, producing the protein MQVDLNADLAEACGVDEALLQRVTSANICCGIHAGGAEHIAQALVWAKENGVRVGAHPSFPDRENFGRKNMDLPANELRAWLLYQLGAVQTLCDHFGVEMAYVKPHGALYNQSAQDIDLANLIAQTIREFNPKLKLMGLSGSLHIQAAQNAGLGVISEVFADRRYLPDGSLVPRSRPDATVSSDDEAVEQVLQMVRDGSVTAVDGSRVAVQTDSICLHGDGAHALEFADKIRKALADNGIKIQAA; encoded by the coding sequence ATGCAAGTAGATTTAAATGCCGATTTAGCCGAAGCCTGTGGCGTGGACGAAGCCTTATTGCAACGCGTAACGTCCGCGAACATTTGTTGTGGCATACACGCAGGTGGCGCAGAACACATCGCACAAGCCCTTGTTTGGGCAAAAGAAAATGGCGTTCGTGTGGGCGCACACCCCAGTTTCCCCGACCGCGAAAATTTCGGCAGAAAAAACATGGATTTGCCAGCAAACGAATTACGCGCTTGGCTTTTGTATCAACTGGGCGCGGTGCAAACTTTGTGCGACCATTTTGGCGTGGAAATGGCGTATGTGAAACCGCATGGCGCATTGTACAACCAATCGGCACAAGACATTGATTTGGCAAATTTAATCGCGCAAACCATACGCGAATTTAACCCCAAATTGAAATTGATGGGGCTTTCAGGCAGCCTGCACATTCAGGCAGCACAAAACGCAGGTTTGGGTGTGATTTCCGAAGTGTTTGCCGACAGACGTTATTTGCCAGACGGTTCGCTGGTGCCACGTTCGCGCCCCGATGCGACCGTGTCCAGCGATGATGAAGCGGTGGAGCAAGTGTTGCAAATGGTGCGAGATGGCTCGGTTACGGCTGTGGACGGCAGTCGCGTGGCGGTGCAAACCGACAGCATTTGTTTGCATGGCGATGGGGCGCACGCGCTTGAATTTGCCGATAAAATTCGCAAGGCTTTGGCGGATAATGGGATAAAAATTCAGGCAGCCTGA
- a CDS encoding NRAMP family divalent metal transporter — protein MSQQSNRRNALLGAAFLMATSAIGPGFLTQTATFTQKLAASFGFVILLSIILDIGAQLNIWRIIAISEKRAQDIANEVFPYAGYFLALLIVMGGLAFNIGNVGGAGLGLNLLMGVTPETGAIISGAIAIGIFLFKEAGKAMDKFAQIMGFVMIALTVYVAFQANPPMGEAVARTFVPETLDPIAIVTLVGGTVGGYITFAGAHRLLDAGVKGKAALPEVSRSSITAILIASVMRVVLFLAVLGVVAQGVALDKANPASTPFQHVAGNWGLMIFGMVIWAASVTSVIGAAYTSVSFISSFSPKIEQHKNWVIIAFIVVSTAVLATIGRPAQVLVLVGTLNGFILPIALGLILLAAHKTKIVGDYKHPVWMTIFGALVVIAMAILSVQTFIKYLG, from the coding sequence ATGTCTCAACAATCCAATCGCCGTAATGCCCTTTTGGGCGCGGCTTTTTTGATGGCAACTTCCGCCATTGGGCCGGGTTTCTTAACCCAAACCGCCACGTTCACGCAAAAACTCGCTGCGAGTTTTGGTTTTGTGATTTTGCTGTCCATTATTTTGGACATTGGCGCACAACTGAATATTTGGCGCATTATTGCCATTTCGGAAAAACGCGCCCAAGACATCGCCAATGAAGTTTTCCCTTATGCGGGCTATTTTTTGGCTTTGCTGATTGTGATGGGCGGTTTGGCGTTCAACATCGGCAATGTGGGCGGTGCTGGTTTGGGCTTGAATTTGTTGATGGGCGTAACGCCTGAAACGGGCGCGATTATTTCGGGTGCGATTGCGATTGGCATTTTCTTGTTCAAAGAAGCGGGCAAGGCAATGGACAAATTCGCGCAAATCATGGGTTTTGTGATGATTGCGCTGACGGTTTATGTGGCATTCCAAGCCAATCCGCCTATGGGCGAAGCGGTGGCGCGGACGTTTGTGCCTGAAACGCTTGACCCGATTGCAATCGTCACGCTGGTGGGCGGTACTGTGGGCGGTTACATCACGTTTGCGGGCGCACACCGTTTGTTGGACGCTGGTGTGAAAGGCAAAGCTGCATTGCCCGAAGTGAGCCGCAGTTCCATTACGGCAATCTTGATTGCGTCTGTGATGCGCGTGGTACTGTTTTTGGCGGTGCTGGGCGTGGTGGCGCAAGGCGTGGCTTTGGATAAAGCCAATCCTGCATCTACACCATTCCAACACGTTGCAGGTAATTGGGGTTTGATGATTTTCGGCATGGTGATTTGGGCGGCATCTGTTACTTCTGTGATTGGCGCGGCTTATACTTCGGTGTCGTTCATTTCCAGTTTCAGCCCGAAAATTGAACAACATAAAAACTGGGTAATTATTGCCTTTATCGTGGTTTCAACGGCTGTGTTGGCAACGATTGGTCGCCCTGCCCAAGTGTTGGTTTTGGTGGGTACGTTAAACGGCTTTATTTTGCCGATTGCTTTGGGTTTGATTTTGTTGGCGGCGCATAAGACAAAAATAGTCGGCGATTACAAACACCCCGTTTGGATGACGATTTTTGGTGCGTTGGTGGTGATTGCCATGGCAATTTTGAGCGTGCAAACCTTTATTAAATATTTAGGTTAA